The Pontibacter sp. SGAir0037 DNA segment TATCGGCCAATTCGCTGAACGGATAGTGTTCGCGCAATAAGTCACGGTTAAGGGCTGTATTCGCCTGCATCTCTCCGTCAATAAGCAAGTCAGGGAAACGTTCCTTAACTTTTCTTACTGCTTCTGCCGCTTTATTTGGTATATCGCCCCGTACAGAACCAAAGTTAGAGTAAGAAAGCATGGCTATGCGTGGCTCTGTATCGAAAAAGCGTACTGCACGCGCTGTCAGGTTCGTGATGTCTACCAGCTCATCAGCCGTAGGATTTACGTTTACGGTGGTATCGGCAAAGAAGAAAGGCTCTTTTTTGCTCAGGATAATATACATACCTGCTACCTTGTTGATGCCCGGCTCAACGCCGATAACCTGTAAGGCTGGAAGAATAGTTTTGGAATAATCGTGCGTCAGACCAGAAATCAGGGCATCTGCTTCTCCTACCTCCACCATCATACTGCCAAAGTAGTTACGGTCCCGCATCAGGCGACGGCTGTCGAATAAGGTAAGGCCTTTGCGCTGGCGTTTTCTGTAGAATAGCTGCGCATAGGTTTCTCGTCTCTTCTCTTCTTCGTAAGGGTCCATGATAACACAGTCCTGGAGGTCGAGGTTAAACTCTTCGATGATAGAAGCGATAACTTCTTTTCTACCCAGTAGAATAGGGTTAGCGATCCGTTGTTCTTTTACTGTTTGAGCTGCCTTCAGAATCTTATAGTTATCCGCTTCGGCAAAAACAATAGTTTTAGGGTCCTTTTTAGCCTGGTTGGTGATGCGGGTCATGAGCTTCTGGTCTATACCGATACGCTCCTGCAGTTCCTGCTCGTAGTTTTCCCAGTTGGTGATAGGCTGGCGCGCCACGCCACTTTCCATAGCTGCTTTTGCCACAGCCGGCGAAACCGTGGTAATCAGGCGTGGGTCCAGGGGCTTTGGTATCAGGTAAGTACGGCCAAAAGAAATGGTATTGTCGCCATAGGCTTTGTGTACAATGTCTGGTACAGGTTCCTTTGCCAAAGTAGCCAGGGCGTGTACAGCAGCCAATTTCATAGCTTCGTTTATTTCTGTCGCACGTACGTCTAATGCTCCCCTGAAAATATAAGGAAACCCTAACACATTATTTACCTGGTTAGGATGGTCAGAACGCCCTGTTGCCATAATCAGGTCGGTTCTGGTTTCCATTGCTACATCGTAAGCAATTTCAGGATCAGGGTTAGCCAGGGCAAAAATAATCGGATTTGCTGCCATGGTTTTTACCAGCTCAGGTGCCAGCACATTGCCTGCAGAAAGGCCAATAAACACATCTGCCCCTTCCATTGCTTCTGCGAGCGTCGTAATTTTGCGCATCGTAACAAACTGCGCCTGGTAAATGTCTAAATCGTTACGGTCCGGGCTGATGATGCCGTTCTTATCGAACATAACAATATGATCCAGCTTTGCGCCAAGGGCCACATATAGTTTGGCACAGGCGATGGCCGCTGCTCCGGCTCCATTTATAACTAGGCGTGTTTCTGTTATTGTCCGGCCTGTCAGTTCAAGCGCATTCAGAAGCGCGGCAGCTGAAATAATGGCCGTGCCGTGCTGGTCGTCGTGCATGAGCGGAATGTTCATCTGCTCTTTCAGCGCCATCTCAATTTTAAAGCTCTCCGGAGCCTTTATGTCTTCCAGGTTGATGCCCCCGAAAGTTGGCTCCAGCGATTTTACAATCCGGATAAATTCTTCCGGGTCGGTACTGTCTATTTCTATATCGAAAACATCAATGCCGGCAAACTTCTTAAATAATACGCCTTTCCCTTCCATTACTGGCTTGGATGCATCCGGGCCAATGTTGCCCAGGCCAAGTACAGCCGTACCATTCGAAATTACACCAACCAGGTTGCCTTTAGCTGTATACTTGTACACATCGTCTTTGTTAGCTGCGATCGCTTTACATGGCTCGGCTACTCCTGGAGAATACGCTAATGCTAAATCGTGTTGGGTGCTAAGCATTTTTGTCGGGACTACCTCAATCTTTCCTGGCTGCCCTTGCATGTGGTAGTTTAGAGCGTCTTCTTTGTTTACTTTAATCATTGTCGGTATTTGTTTTGTAGCGGAAGCGGCTTTAGCAATTTAGCTGGTTAAGTTTGCTAAAAACCAATTTCCTAAGAATTTGCGGTTATTCAAAATACAAGCTTCAAAGATACATCAGTTGGTTTTGTTCTAATACTTTTTGTGGCTTTTTCGGCTTTATATTTTGGTTAAATTAATTTTTTTGATGAAAAGAACCGGAAAATCATACGTTAGCGCAACAAATTGCTGGCTTGTATGAAGCGGCTCAGGTATAACAAAAAAGCACCATTCGGTTGAAGGTGCTTTTTTGTTGTTGCTGGATAAGGTTAGCTTAATATAAGTTTCTGTCCTGGTTTCAGATTATCAGACTTTAACTTGTTTAGTTTTTTGATCTGTTCGACTGAAATGCCATCGTAGCGCTGTGAAATGTTCCAGAGTGTATCTCCTGGCTGCACATGATGGATCATTTCTTTTACTTTGGCTACAGGTGCTTGTTTGGGAGCTGCCTTGGCAGTTGTTTTAGCGACAGGCTCTGCCTTTGCCTCGGCTGAAGCTAACAATGTATTTTCTTCAGGCTGTGCAGCTGCTGATTGATGTATAGTAAGTTTTTGATTTACAGTAATGTACGCACCATTCAAGTTGTTCCACTCTTTTAATTCTTCAACTGTTACATTATGGCTGCGCGCAATTTGTATCAGGTTATCTCCTTTTTGTACCAGATAGGTCTTTTCTTCTGCCTTTTTAGGAGCCGGGCTTTTTGCGGTAATAGTATCGTTATTGCTTGTGTTAGCAGATGCCAGCATAACAGGTGCTTTTGCTGGTATATCTTGTATAACGGGCGGCGGAGTAGGTTTAGCCGCAGCTAAAATACAGCTAAGGTCTGTAGAAGAGGCTAACAAAGCAGAACGATGGGCCGGAATACGCAAAGCGTAATTGCGGGTATGATCAGGAAGCATTTTTTGCTTTATTTCGGGGTTCAGTGCCAAAATTACTTCCGGAGCCATATGCAGCTCCTCCGCCAGTTTTTCCAGGTCCAGGGCATGACTTACCTTAAGCGTTTCTACATCCTGTGCATAAAGTATGGAATCAGAGAAAATATTATGCTCAGGGGCGTACTTCATCGAGTAGATAACAGCCGTCATGGACGGTACATAACTACGGGTTTCTTTTGGCAGGTATGGGAAAATATCCCAGAAGCCTTTCTGGCCTCCACCAGCTCTTTTTATGGCCTTGTTCACGTTGCCGGGGCCACAGTTATAAGCGGCCATAGCCAGTTCCCAGTCGCCATAGGTTTTGTAAAGCCTGCTTAAGAAACGACAAGCTGCATCAGTGGCCTTTTCAG contains these protein-coding regions:
- a CDS encoding lytic transglycosylase domain-containing protein — translated: MTYSKLFTVLAAFIGSMGMGYAQSSGSFSFKHEKPIAEDTFASDTTLLSPEELALLVEYIPNVPNDVIQDRLNCIEADIPLVFNPFVRSHIDYFTIRNRKYTRTMLTRENVYFPLFEKYLKKYNMPQDMKYLSIVESGLNPKAASWAGAVGLWQFIKTTGKEYGLDQNQYIDERMDPEKATDAACRFLSRLYKTYGDWELAMAAYNCGPGNVNKAIKRAGGGQKGFWDIFPYLPKETRSYVPSMTAVIYSMKYAPEHNIFSDSILYAQDVETLKVSHALDLEKLAEELHMAPEVILALNPEIKQKMLPDHTRNYALRIPAHRSALLASSTDLSCILAAAKPTPPPVIQDIPAKAPVMLASANTSNNDTITAKSPAPKKAEEKTYLVQKGDNLIQIARSHNVTVEELKEWNNLNGAYITVNQKLTIHQSAAAQPEENTLLASAEAKAEPVAKTTAKAAPKQAPVAKVKEMIHHVQPGDTLWNISQRYDGISVEQIKKLNKLKSDNLKPGQKLILS
- a CDS encoding NADP-dependent malic enzyme, whose product is MIKVNKEDALNYHMQGQPGKIEVVPTKMLSTQHDLALAYSPGVAEPCKAIAANKDDVYKYTAKGNLVGVISNGTAVLGLGNIGPDASKPVMEGKGVLFKKFAGIDVFDIEIDSTDPEEFIRIVKSLEPTFGGINLEDIKAPESFKIEMALKEQMNIPLMHDDQHGTAIISAAALLNALELTGRTITETRLVINGAGAAAIACAKLYVALGAKLDHIVMFDKNGIISPDRNDLDIYQAQFVTMRKITTLAEAMEGADVFIGLSAGNVLAPELVKTMAANPIIFALANPDPEIAYDVAMETRTDLIMATGRSDHPNQVNNVLGFPYIFRGALDVRATEINEAMKLAAVHALATLAKEPVPDIVHKAYGDNTISFGRTYLIPKPLDPRLITTVSPAVAKAAMESGVARQPITNWENYEQELQERIGIDQKLMTRITNQAKKDPKTIVFAEADNYKILKAAQTVKEQRIANPILLGRKEVIASIIEEFNLDLQDCVIMDPYEEEKRRETYAQLFYRKRQRKGLTLFDSRRLMRDRNYFGSMMVEVGEADALISGLTHDYSKTILPALQVIGVEPGINKVAGMYIILSKKEPFFFADTTVNVNPTADELVDITNLTARAVRFFDTEPRIAMLSYSNFGSVRGDIPNKAAEAVRKVKERFPDLLIDGEMQANTALNRDLLREHYPFSELADKGANTLIFPTLASGNIAYKVLQEIGGNEVIGPVLMGMRKPVHILQLGSSIREIINMISIAVVDAQNQVNKPL